The DNA segment GCCGACTATGTCCTGCCGGTGACGCAGGTGCTGGGCGACATCGTTGCATCCTATGGCGTGGCGCGCGAACGCATCGTCGTCATCCCGAACGGGATCAACGAAGAACGTTTTGCCGAGGCGCCCGACGCACAGTCGGCCAAAGCGGCACTCGGCTTGCAGAACAAACTGGTGCTGGGATTCACCGGTTTCGTGCGTGACTGGCATGGCCTGGACAAAGTGATTGACCTGATCGCGCAAGACCCGCCCGCGTCGAGCCGGCATCTGCTGGTCGTCGGCGATGGGCCGGTACGCGCAGCATTGGAACAGCAGGCACGCGACCAGAACATCAGCCAACGGGTCACCTTTACCGGCATTGTCGGGCGCGACGACGTGGCGCGCTACGTGGCTGCCTTCGACATTGCATTGCAGCCGGCGGTGGTGGCGTATGCCTCGCCGCTGAAATTGTTTGAATATCTGGCGCTGGGCAAGGCAATCGTGGGGCCGGCGCAACCCAACCTGATGGAGATTCTGACGGATGGCCACAATGCCGTGCTATTCGATCCGGATCACTCTCATGGCTTGCCGCAGGCGATCAGCCGATTGTGTGGGGATGCTGCACTGCGCCAGGAGATTGGAGATAATGCCCGTAAAACCATTGCTGCACAAAAGCTGACTTGGCAAGGGAACGCTGCCAGGGCAATCGGCCTCTTCAAGAACATGCGCCATGCGTGACTTGCTCATTTTTGGCCTTGTTTTTGCCCTAATACCATTTATTTTTAAGCGCCCGGCGGTCGGCATTCTTGCCTTTATGTGGATCAGCCTGATGAATCCGCATCGTCTGACATATGGTGCCGCCTATGATTTCCCTTTTGCCGCGCTGATTGGTGGCATCACGATCATCAGCGCATTCATGTCAAAAGATCGCAAACACTTGCCTTTGACACCAGTGACAGCAATCTTGATCGTTTTCATGGTCTGGACAACGTTCACAACCCTTTTTGCCCAAGACCCAAAATTGGCGTGGGAAGAATGGAGCAGGGTCAGCAAAACATTTCTTGTAACATTTCTCGCCATGACTCTGGTGAACTCGGAAAAAGAGATCAAGGCTTTTCCATGGGTATTGGGCCTTTCACTGGGATTCTATGGCTTGAAAGGCGGCATATTCACCCTGGCTTCTGGAGGAAAGAGCCACGTTCTCGGCCCGGAAGGAAGCTACATCACGGATAACAATTGCCTTGCCCTGGCATTGATTACCACCCTGCCCCTGATCTGGCACCTTCAGGGGCAGGCGCAAAAAAAATGGCAGCGCTATGGATTGCGGGGGCTGGCCATCCTGACCATGATTGCAGCCGCCGGCTCATATTCGCGCGGCGCCCTGCTGGCCGCAGCGGCGATGCTGTTTTTTCTTTGGCTGAAGAGCTCACAAAAGCTACGCACTGGCGCAATCCTTCTTCTATTGGTTCCACTCATATATGCAATCATGCCGGAAAAATGGTTTGCTCGGATGGAAACCATCGACGACTATAAAGAAGATTCGTCTGCACTAGGGAGGTTGAATGCCTGGCATTTTGCATTCAACGTCGCCAAAGATCATTTCCTCGGCGGCGGGTACATTGCGTTTACCCCATCGATGTTCTTGGCATACGCCCCTGACCCAATCGACTTTCATGTAGCGCACAGCATCTATTTCCAGGTTCTCGGCGAACATGGATTCATTGGCCTGGGCCTGTTTCTCGCGTTAATGGTAAGCGCGTGGCGCACCGGATCACGCATTCTTCAATTTTGCCGGGGACGCGAAGAACTGAAACATGTCGCGAATTTGGCAGCCATGCTCCAGGTTAGCATCATCGGCTATGCCGTGGGCGGCGCTTTTCTTTCTCTTGCCTACTACGATCTTTATTACTATTTCATTGCATTGCTCGTATTGCTGGAAAAGGTATTTATGATGAAACCTGCAATCGCAACCAGTTTCCCCGGCATCCGGGGTGCGTCCACGGTGACAAGACAAAGTGAGGCCAAATGACTGTCGCTTGCAAATCGCCCCTGGCTAGCTTTCCGACTCATCAGTCATCGCTTGTCAAGGCGATCTTTTCCCTCCTGGCGCCGCATGGCGTCAAGGGGAAATTGACCATTCTCGTCTTTCACAAAATTCCGCCGAATGCCGATCCCTTGGTGCCGGATGAACTGGTTATCGATCGCTTTGAACCAATGCTGGATTTTCTTAAGGCTAATTTCCATGTGATGTTTTTGGGAGAGGCGGTGGACGCTTTGGCAAAGGGAACGCTTCCAGGCAGGGCATTGGCGATCACTTTTGATGACGGCTATGCGGATTGGCTGGATACAGCATGCCCGGCGCTACTACGTCGCAATTTGCCGGCAACATTTTTCATAACGACGGAACAACTCTCCGGGCAAGCCATCTGGCATGAGCGCATCCTTGCCGCAGTTAGGGCGTTGCCAGATACGGGCGCCGTACTTCCATACGGCTTTAGCACTTATGCGCAACTGGATACGCTGGAATCCAGGATCAAACTAACGCGCGATCTTCAGGAACGGCTTAAATATGTTCCTCTCGCGGAACGTCTTGCCGCGATCGATTTGCTCGAAGCCCAGCGACGGTCAGCGCTTGTGCATCCTTCCCCTTTCACTGCCGATTCCGTTCGCGCAATCCATAACCATGGATTTGAAATAGGCGCTCATACCGTGCGCCATCCCATTCTCAACGAATGCACGACCAGCGAAGCAATCGCTGAGATTGGCAGCTGCCGGGAAGAACTCGAAGCTATCATCAGTGGACCAGTCACATTATTCGCCTATCCAAATGGACGACCGGGCAAGGATTTCAATAACGAACATGCCGACATGGTCAAGGCTGCCGGATACAAGGCCGCAGTTGCCACGCATGTCGGCGTCGCTTCTGCATCGTCCGACCCATTTCAGTTGCCGCGATTCTCTCCTTGGGGAAGCACGGATGCCCGCATGGCTTACCAGCTGGCGCGCAATATGGTGAAAAAATCCTGGCACCTTCCTGGCAGAAAAACTGGCGGAAATTCGCCGTCTGCATCCGAAGTAAGGTGCCTGATGATCGCCAGCACATTCCCGCCCATACATGGCGGCTCCGCAGTCGTCTACGAAAATCTCTGCGCCAGAATGCCCACGGGGAGTATCAGGGTATTGTCTGCCAAGTTCAATTATCTGACGAATCGTGAAATCAGCGACTGGCATAAGCATGACAAGGCGACATCGTTTCCAGTAGAGCGTACCAAGCTGCTGCGCCCATTGATGATGCCGCCGCCGGCAAACATTTTCGTGTCCCTATATCGCCTCCTTTGCAAGGACGTGCCGCTATATGCACGGATTTTTCTAAAGGCAGCCAGGATCGTTCGACGCCATGATATCAATATCGTTTGCATCGGCGAACTGGTTACTGGCAGCTGGATAGGTATCGCACTCCGAAAATTTTTCGGAACAAAGTTAATTATTTATGTACATGGCGAGGAAATCACTACTGCAACCGGCGGACGGTTGCATGGGATGCGGCGCCAGCGCTATCTGGCCGAGGCTGACAAAGTAGTGGCGGTCAGCGCGTTTACCTGTGATGCCTTGACCCATGAAATGAGCATGCCGCCGAACCGGATTTCGCTTATTCAGAATGGCGTCGATACCGACCGTTTTACGCCAGGCCCGCCAGTTGCCGATCTGATTGCCCGGCATAATTTGCTTGGAAAAAAAATCATCCTGACCGTTGGCAGGCTGGTTCCCCGCAAAGGCGTGGACAAGGCCATCATGGCCATGTCCGAAGTGCGCAAGAAAATCCCCGAAGTACATTATCTGGTGGTGGGTGACGGAGATTACCGCGCCGAACTTGTGCATTTGATTGCAGAACATCGTTTATCGGACTGCATTACTTTGGTCGGCAAGGTCTCCGATGATGAATTAGTGAACTATCTACGCACTTGCGATATTTTTTTGATGCCGAATAGAACGATGCCGGATGGAGATACTGAAGGGTTCGGCCTGGTTTTCCGGGAAGCGAATGCCTGCCGCAAACCAGTCATCGGCGGACGCGCAGGCGGCGCAGTCGAAGCAGTCATTGATGGTAAAACCGGAATGCTGGTCAATGGCACAGATCCGCAAGAAATTGCCGGTGCCATTATCAAATTATTTTCCGATCCGCGCCTTGTGTCAGCAATGAGCGATTACGGCTATCGAATTGCCCAAGAAAATAATACCCAATCCATGGCAGAAAAATTTTTAACAATCTGCGAAAGACTGTTAAGAGAACATACAAAAAAACAATAGGAAGCAAGTATATGCAAGTTGCGATCAAGACCTTTGACCAGCAAGAAGATTTGCAGGCTATCGATGCAATCAGGGGGTATGCCATCTTGCTCGTGATTGGCGTCCATGCAACCCCTTACATCCAAAGCCTTGTATGGCCCGCCAAGCGCGTGTTATTGCTGGGTGTCTATGGCGTGCAACTGTTTTTTATTGCATCAGCATTAACGCTGCTCATGTCTTGGACTAGAAGCAGTGATGGCTTTGCTTTGAGATGCACGAAATTTCTTACCCGTCGATTTTTTCGAATAGCCCCGCTGTATTACCTGGCGATCGTGTTTTACTGGCTAGTCAACCAGAATAAGGTAAGTGCCTTCAGTAGCGAACTACTGTTTGCCACTTTGGGTTTTTACAATGCCTGGAGCCCTTATCTGATACCTACTGTGCCAGGCTGGATGCCAGTGCCAGGCGGTTGGAGCATCGGGGTCGAATTCTGTTTTTATTTTCTTTTCCCATTTCTGGCCATTTCAATCACATCGATTCGCCGTGCACTTATTTTTCTTGTCGGAACTCTGCTTATTTTGATTGCGGCATCTACGCTGGGTAACCACCTTTTCCCTGGACTGACAATAGAGCAGCGTGAAAATTTCCTGTATTTCTGGCCACCCAATCAGTTAGCGATATTTGCAATGGGATTTTTGCTTTATCAATTGATCAAAGATGAATGCATTCGTACTGCAATTACCAACAGTAGAATCACAACCGGCAAAGCAAGCATCCTACTGCTGTTGGTTTGTTTTGCGCTTTCTTTCCAAGGGCAACAAAAATTTTTCGATTGGCACAGCGGGTTGCCGCCCACGCATTTGTTGATTTCTTTGGGATTCATGCTCTGGGCGCTGGTATTAGTCATCAAGACGGGAAACCGCATCGTCATCAACTCTGCAATCGTTCGTCTTGGGAAGGTCAGCTTCAGTGCTTATGTATTGCATTTCGCCATACTAAAACTGACTGCAGGATTTTTAGAGAAAGTTTGGCCATTTTCCACGCAAGGGGTCAACTCCTTGCCTTATGCAGCAATCTTGATCGGACTGTCCTTACTGCTGACCTGGTGTGCGGCCTCGCTCAGCTATCGATACGTAGAGCAAGTATTTATCAGCCAGGGGAAAAAACTTACAGCAAGAATGGGGAGATTCGGCACGTCCGATAGCGCCATTCCCAGTCCGGCCAGCCGCTTATAGATGCAATACTTGCATGGGTCTATTTACTGCGCGGATAAATTCTGTTGTGATCGCATCAAGCCCGCGCCTGAGCAATCCGCCACAGATTGGACCGGCAGACTGAGGGCAAAGCGAGGATCAACCTTTTAAGTAAGAATTTCAGATCAGATGGCTTTTTCCGCAGCAAGGAAAGCATTTCGGCTGCAAGTTCGAAATTTCCTTCTGCGAATGCCCCATGAAAAGCACTTAAACGCCGTTCCTCGACACTGGAAAGAACTGCATCTTTATAGGCCATCGCGTGGGGGTGTTGGGCCAAGGAATACTCTAATATGCGAGCTTCTCCTTGTGCCTGTCGCGCCGCATTGGCCGACTCATTGCCTACGTGCTTCCGCACCCTTGCAAGCGGGCACTGTGATACGCTGAGCTTACCGGCACCGACTGCGCGCAATAAAAATTCCAAGTCTTCCGAGCCTATGCCCTTGAATTCGACCCGGTATCCGCCTATGGCATGAAAAAAATTCTTTTTCATGGAATTACCGGCGGTAAACATCGGTTGAAAATCGATCAAGCGTTTATACAAATCCGGGATTTCACTCAGAAATTCTCCATGCACTGTTGCGCCAGAAAAAAATCCTGGCGGCGCCATTGAGAATTTATCGGGAAACGTCGTCCGGTCTGTAAAGGGAATGAAATTACAGTAAAGAATGTCGCATTGCGGGTCTTCCAAAAAATATGCAGCGACCTTTCTTACAAATTCCGGCTCCAGCAAATCGTCTGAATCACAAAAACTGATGTACTCGGACGTTGCAATAGCCACCCCTGCATTGCGTGCCGCTTGAACGCCTTGATTCGGCGTACGCAAAAGTCGGATGCGCCCTTCGAATTTCTGCAACACCTCTTGAGTATTATCGGTTGAGCCATCGTCGACAACGATAATTTCGGTAAACGAACGGGTCTGTCCAAGTGCGCTTGCGATGGTTTCGCCAATCAAATCAGCGCGATTATAAGTAGGTATCACCAAGCTTAGCGTGACGCCTTCCTGCACTGACAATTCACCCATTAGTCTTCTCCATTTCGACGATGCCTGATAACCGGCGGACGATTTTGCCAGATACTATTCTTTGCCAAAGCGCTGATAATTCTTCTTTCAAGGGATGCTTGAAATAGAAAACACAGACGAGCCACACGCTTCCCATACTAATGATCGCCAGCGACAAGCGAAGAAAATCCGGCCACGTGACTGGCATGGCATATTTCAAAAACAACGTTACCGCCAAACAGGAAAATCCCACCTTAAAACTTACCGCATGCGCTGCAATGGACATCCGCAGGGTATAGCCCAAATAGCGTGCCATCAGCATTGCAGCCACTGGCGTCGTAAGCAAATCAGCCAGACATAGTCCCAACGCGAAAGATGTGATGTCCCGCGCACCAAAAGCATAAATAAGTGCAATCCTCGCCAGCGTACCCAGTCCCGAATAAATGATCGACAAGTAAGGCCTGCCGATCGCGGTCAAGGCAGTCTGGCATAACGAGTAACCGATACGTGCTGCGCTTGCCAGAGAAAGAATAATCACTAAGGGTGCTGCTTCGAGCCAGCTCTTTCCATAAAGCGTGAGGATAATTTCTTCTGCAAAAATTCCGATCAAAATAAATGCTGGCCAAGCGATACCAGTCAAATAGCTTGTCGATTTAGCGAGGATAGGGCCCAATGAAACCTGGGCATGATGATTTTTTGCGATGTAAGGTAAGGCATTGTAATTGACAGTAGGGCCGGCAATCTGCACGAAGATGCCGACAAGGCCATTCGCGCGACTGAAAAGCCCGACGCTATGCGCGCCGCTGGACTTGCCTAACACAAGGTCAGGAATGGAATTGTATGCCTGCTCCACTAAGCGACCAATAATCGAGCCGCCGCCAAACTGTATGGGTTTAGCCCAGCCGCGGAAAGTGGGAATGAATGAAATACCTTTAGGTCGCAGCGGGATATAAATCAGGATCGTAACCGCAATATTCACTACATTTGCCCAAGCCAACGCCATGTAACTAAAGCCCATCGACGCGAGCGAAATGCATGTTACTGCGTAGGCAATAGTACTTAAAATGTTGACGACCGCCTGCTTTTCCGCCTGCAAATCGCGTGACAACAGTGCATAAAAAAATGAAGCGAAGGGGAGCAATACGAAACTTATCGTCAAGGTGCGCATGACGGAACCAATGCCCGGCTGTGCATAAAAAGCTGCGACAAAATCGCTTGCAAAGTAGATTAATGTAGCGATCAACCAGGATGCTGTGACCAGCAAGCCCATTGCTGAACGCATTTTTTCCGGCGTCAAATCTTTTTCTTGTTGCAAATAATTTGAAACACCAAAATCTCGGAACACATGAAATATTCCGATGAATACTGCGGTGATCGAAAAAATTCCTACCTCTGCCGGAGTCAACAGACGGGAAAGAATGACTGTGACGCCAAACTGCATTGCAGTTGCAGAGTTTGACGATAAAAAAGTGACGATTAAGGAGCGACGCAGTCGAGTCATTGGCGAGGATAAAGATTTTTACTTACCTGCATGCCACAATTGTCTCACTGTTAGTAGTGAATTGATATGACCGTCAAGCAGAATTGCCCAAGGAAAAACACATAATTACCTGATGGCAATGTTCAAACAGAAAGTTGCCGGTTCCGTGACTTCCTGCAAGAAGTCACGGAACCGTTCAATTAGCGGGGAATGATGGCGAATTGCGGTTCAGTCGGATAGTCGGCCTTGAGCTGGCGCTGGTCGAAGAGATTCCAGGCATTGGCGGCGTTCGCAATCCCGGAATCCTTTGCATAGGCGAGTGCCGGCTGCATGTTGGCAGGGAAGCCTGTGGGCGAAGTCGGATAGCCGACCATGGCACCTGCCACCATCGGCGTTGCGGTGTCGGTTTGCAAGATGCTTGCCATGGCGGCACTGCCGCACGCCGTTGCCAGCAAGGCTACGCTATTGGACGCTTGATATATCTGGGCAAACGAGGCATACAGCGGGCTTGCGTTAGTCGCCCGCAAATTAACTGTATAGGCCGAGCCCAGCACCCAGCAATAGCCCGGCGCTGTCATGCGCCCTACCGGAAACTTCGCTTTCCAGGCCAGCAAGGCCGGCGCACCTGCAAATCCACGTTCTGCCGCACGACCAATCACGGAGGTGAAGAAGTCATCCTGCCAGGGCGCGATGCCCGTTTCGCTATTGTAGGAATACGCATATCCGTTGGTCAGGACGCCAAAAGGATTCGCCCCCGCGTTGTTGGTGTAAGTGCTGTTATACCAGGCAATGTTGGCATTCAAAATGCTCGCAAAATGGGCTTTCATGGGATCGGCATCCGGCAGGATATACGCTGCATCTGCAATGTTGCGCAAGCTCCAGGCCTGTCCCCTGACCTGGTCCGAATGCACCAGGCCATTGCCGAAGTCACGATAAACAGGATTGCCGGCACCGACATTCCACATCGAATAAAACTGCAACTCTTCCAGATAATAGTGTTCCCCGGTCAACAGGTAAGGAAGATAATTGAACGCAGGCTGATGCGACGTATCCACCACATTCGTGTTGTTGCACACCGTTGAGCAATTCGGCATGGCTTCCTGCCGGCTGGCAGTCGCATTGTAGGAATCTGCCGAGGCCGGATACAGCGTCATATTCGGATAATCCACCAGGCTGATGGGACGGCCGGTGACCTTGTCGCGATAATGCGTCGGCCAGCTGCCCGACAGGTCGCCCATGGCCAGGGTCACGTCCTTGGCGCGCTTGTCCATGCTCAAGATCGTCATGGCGCCCCAACCTGGATTGAGGCCGATGTCTGGACGTCCTCCAGTATTAGGCATATAAGCCGTGGCAATCCCGTTACCCATCGGCCCATTCGGGGCCGCGTCGAAAATACTTTTCAGGTTCGCCAGGGCAGCCTGGGACACAGTCACGCTCTGGTCGTAGTTGGGCACGGCGCGCGAGCCGATCAGATAAGCAGTATGGTGCTTGAGATGCGCCTGCGGGGCAGTTCCCCACCAGAACGACTTGCGCCAGCGCGCATGGTGGTAATGCGTCAGCGCATTTTGCGAATACACAGCCTGGCCGCCGACATTCACCTGCACGTTGTAGGTAAAGTCTTGCGGACCCGGCTCGTAAGCCCAGCCATTCTCGACAATCACATCGACCTTGGCCTTGTCGTGGCCGGCGTAGGAGCGAATCGCGAAGCGCGCGCTCAGGTGCGGATGTTCCACGCCCCCTGCCGTCTTCAATGGCGCCGAAACCAGCCATTCATTGACCACAGGGCCGGAAAGCCATTTTGGTGGCGTACCGCTGCCAAGCAAAGTCTCGGCAGACACGCTGTAAGGAACCCCGCCAACGGTGACAGTCACGCTGGCAGTAAATCCGTTCCCCAGCAATTCGCTCAGGGCATTCGATGGCGGCGCCCCTGAAGAAGTCGCCACGCTGGAGAGAGATAACGTCTTGTTTTGTCCGGCATTAATTTGCGGCAAAACTGCGGAGATGACTGCATGGCGCAACGAGCCGTCTGTATGCCGCGCTTTTGCGTCGATTTGCAGGGTCAATGGAACGCCATCCAGGTTGCCAGTGACAGTCTGCCCTGAGGGAACGTCACCCACGGCAAATACCTGTCCGAACGTCAGGGGCACGCTACTTTGTTGAACGCCGGCGAGGCTGCTTATATCCAGGACGGTAAGTGCACCGGGTGGCAAGGTCGTCGTCGTGGTTGGCCCGGCAACCGTCGTAGTCGTAGCAGCGGTCGAGGATGTCGATGAACTTGCAGTTACCGAGGTTGAACCAGCATTCAAACTGACGGTTTGCCCTCCGCCTCCGCCACCACACGCAGTCAGTAATGTGACTCCAATCAAGAGAACACCCAACGACATTGCCTTGGATAATTTAGCCATTATTCTTCTTCCGCGCCCGATTATTTCTATGAAACAATTATTTACATTTCCCAAGTGAAATATAACATAGGCAAGTTTTTCACATAAAAAATATTTCCGTAAGAGATTGATTTCATTGCCATAAATCAACATTTGTCGCAAACAACACACTTGCCGATGTAACGCCCTATTTCCACAACTTTTCCGCCAAAAATCGCCGTCTTGATACATTTGGTTGCATTCTTTACGAATTGAATATGGTCGATCGCAGGTGCGCGGTGTGTAATGAGTGCATTGCCACAGCGAGCCCGATCATGAAAAACATATCTATTCGTCTTATTGCCACACTCGCGACCAGCACAATGCTCGGAGCGTGTGCCAATACTGGCTACTCGAATCCTGCCGGGTCACAGCCATATCCTTCGACAGGCCAAAATTACCCCACGAGTTCCCAGCCGTATCAGGTTTCATATGGCACCGTGGAATCGATTCAATTGTCGCCGGCAACTGCCAGTCAGGGGGTTGGCGCAGGCGCTATTATTGGTGGTGTCGTCGGGGGTGTACTGGGTAACCAGGTTGGCAGCGGCAGTGGACGGACAGCTGCCACTGTGGCGGGTGCAGTCGGCGGCGCACTGGCCGGCAATGAAATTGAAAAACGCAGAGATGGCGTACAGCGCAACCAATATCAGATCGGCGTGCGACTAGACAACGGCGCTTATCAAACGGTGGTTCAGGACAATATCTATGATCTGCAAGTCGGTGCCAGGGTCCGCATCCAGAACAACACCGCGTATCGTTATTGAACGATACGTATGAGACAAGAGAAAAGACTGATCCCGCAAGCCGGGGGCATAAAACGGCCTGCGGAAACCACAACCAAGGTACCAGGCGCTCAGGAAGCCATGCTGGCAGCCCCATGTAGTGCGCTGACGGAGGGCGGTGCGGCTGATTTTGGTTTGCCCATGATGTCGCCAAAGCGATATTTGGCCCTGCGGTCACCCAGCACTTGCCTTAATTCCCGAATGCTGCGCCCTGTCGTTTCATGCATGCGTATCAGAATCGAAGCGCTGACAGGCAATCTGCCATGGCGTATTTTACTGATCAACGGCGGTCCGATTTGCAAAGTACGACATAATGCCGCATCGTTCTTGAGATGCATTTCCTTGATCAGCGTATCCAGCAAACGATTTGGCTGGTAACCATCTTGCAATTGCGTATCGCTCATGTCGTCTCCCATCAGGTTTCAAAGGTCCTTCATGCCCATAAAAGATGACCAGCTTGCAGTGGCGGAATTCCCGGCTTGATTTGTATGTATTTGCGCACCAACAAAAGCCGTTTCAATGCCGCTGGGGACATGTAATGAGCTTGTGAGTCATATTGGTTGCATGCATCGATTGCTCAAGAAAAAAGTCAGAGTTACGTCAAGAAACGTGCCGTTTTTGCGGGGCCACCTGACGGGAACGCAGGCGGCGTGAAAATGCCGTGATAAACGCTGCATACTCATTCGAGCCCGGACGAATACCGGACTTGGCGGCCTTGGCCACCCCACTTTCAAAGGTATCCCCCAGATCGTAAGCTTGATCTCCCAGGGACCAGGCATGGCCATTGCTGGTAGCCGTTATTTCCGGGAACATGAATTTACCGAGGGTGGTGCCGGACAGCATCTGTTGTGGATGATCCATCTTTGTCGACTCCAATTGTCATTAAGTGGGCTGGAATGCGTTGCGGCCTTAGACTGGTTACAAGGTACACGGCTGAAATACAT comes from the Janthinobacterium sp. 17J80-10 genome and includes:
- a CDS encoding glycosyltransferase family 4 protein — translated: MKILYHHRTRSKDGQYVHIEEMIDALRKQGHEVIIVAPPSAESEAFGADAGLVAWLKRHLPKWFYELMELAYSLVAYRRLSRAVRLHRPDCLYERYNLFLPAGIWLKRRYKLPMLLEVNAPIFEERARYDGLSLKRLARWSQGYAWRNADYVLPVTQVLGDIVASYGVARERIVVIPNGINEERFAEAPDAQSAKAALGLQNKLVLGFTGFVRDWHGLDKVIDLIAQDPPASSRHLLVVGDGPVRAALEQQARDQNISQRVTFTGIVGRDDVARYVAAFDIALQPAVVAYASPLKLFEYLALGKAIVGPAQPNLMEILTDGHNAVLFDPDHSHGLPQAISRLCGDAALRQEIGDNARKTIAAQKLTWQGNAARAIGLFKNMRHA
- a CDS encoding putative O-glycosylation ligase, exosortase A system-associated; the encoded protein is MRDLLIFGLVFALIPFIFKRPAVGILAFMWISLMNPHRLTYGAAYDFPFAALIGGITIISAFMSKDRKHLPLTPVTAILIVFMVWTTFTTLFAQDPKLAWEEWSRVSKTFLVTFLAMTLVNSEKEIKAFPWVLGLSLGFYGLKGGIFTLASGGKSHVLGPEGSYITDNNCLALALITTLPLIWHLQGQAQKKWQRYGLRGLAILTMIAAAGSYSRGALLAAAAMLFFLWLKSSQKLRTGAILLLLVPLIYAIMPEKWFARMETIDDYKEDSSALGRLNAWHFAFNVAKDHFLGGGYIAFTPSMFLAYAPDPIDFHVAHSIYFQVLGEHGFIGLGLFLALMVSAWRTGSRILQFCRGREELKHVANLAAMLQVSIIGYAVGGAFLSLAYYDLYYYFIALLVLLEKVFMMKPAIATSFPGIRGASTVTRQSEAK
- a CDS encoding glycosyltransferase codes for the protein MTVACKSPLASFPTHQSSLVKAIFSLLAPHGVKGKLTILVFHKIPPNADPLVPDELVIDRFEPMLDFLKANFHVMFLGEAVDALAKGTLPGRALAITFDDGYADWLDTACPALLRRNLPATFFITTEQLSGQAIWHERILAAVRALPDTGAVLPYGFSTYAQLDTLESRIKLTRDLQERLKYVPLAERLAAIDLLEAQRRSALVHPSPFTADSVRAIHNHGFEIGAHTVRHPILNECTTSEAIAEIGSCREELEAIISGPVTLFAYPNGRPGKDFNNEHADMVKAAGYKAAVATHVGVASASSDPFQLPRFSPWGSTDARMAYQLARNMVKKSWHLPGRKTGGNSPSASEVRCLMIASTFPPIHGGSAVVYENLCARMPTGSIRVLSAKFNYLTNREISDWHKHDKATSFPVERTKLLRPLMMPPPANIFVSLYRLLCKDVPLYARIFLKAARIVRRHDINIVCIGELVTGSWIGIALRKFFGTKLIIYVHGEEITTATGGRLHGMRRQRYLAEADKVVAVSAFTCDALTHEMSMPPNRISLIQNGVDTDRFTPGPPVADLIARHNLLGKKIILTVGRLVPRKGVDKAIMAMSEVRKKIPEVHYLVVGDGDYRAELVHLIAEHRLSDCITLVGKVSDDELVNYLRTCDIFLMPNRTMPDGDTEGFGLVFREANACRKPVIGGRAGGAVEAVIDGKTGMLVNGTDPQEIAGAIIKLFSDPRLVSAMSDYGYRIAQENNTQSMAEKFLTICERLLREHTKKQ
- a CDS encoding acyltransferase, which gives rise to MQVAIKTFDQQEDLQAIDAIRGYAILLVIGVHATPYIQSLVWPAKRVLLLGVYGVQLFFIASALTLLMSWTRSSDGFALRCTKFLTRRFFRIAPLYYLAIVFYWLVNQNKVSAFSSELLFATLGFYNAWSPYLIPTVPGWMPVPGGWSIGVEFCFYFLFPFLAISITSIRRALIFLVGTLLILIAASTLGNHLFPGLTIEQRENFLYFWPPNQLAIFAMGFLLYQLIKDECIRTAITNSRITTGKASILLLLVCFALSFQGQQKFFDWHSGLPPTHLLISLGFMLWALVLVIKTGNRIVINSAIVRLGKVSFSAYVLHFAILKLTAGFLEKVWPFSTQGVNSLPYAAILIGLSLLLTWCAASLSYRYVEQVFISQGKKLTARMGRFGTSDSAIPSPASRL
- a CDS encoding glycosyltransferase family A protein; the protein is MGELSVQEGVTLSLVIPTYNRADLIGETIASALGQTRSFTEIIVVDDGSTDNTQEVLQKFEGRIRLLRTPNQGVQAARNAGVAIATSEYISFCDSDDLLEPEFVRKVAAYFLEDPQCDILYCNFIPFTDRTTFPDKFSMAPPGFFSGATVHGEFLSEIPDLYKRLIDFQPMFTAGNSMKKNFFHAIGGYRVEFKGIGSEDLEFLLRAVGAGKLSVSQCPLARVRKHVGNESANAARQAQGEARILEYSLAQHPHAMAYKDAVLSSVEERRLSAFHGAFAEGNFELAAEMLSLLRKKPSDLKFLLKRLILALPSVCRSNLWRIAQARA
- a CDS encoding lipopolysaccharide biosynthesis protein; protein product: MTRLRRSLIVTFLSSNSATAMQFGVTVILSRLLTPAEVGIFSITAVFIGIFHVFRDFGVSNYLQQEKDLTPEKMRSAMGLLVTASWLIATLIYFASDFVAAFYAQPGIGSVMRTLTISFVLLPFASFFYALLSRDLQAEKQAVVNILSTIAYAVTCISLASMGFSYMALAWANVVNIAVTILIYIPLRPKGISFIPTFRGWAKPIQFGGGSIIGRLVEQAYNSIPDLVLGKSSGAHSVGLFSRANGLVGIFVQIAGPTVNYNALPYIAKNHHAQVSLGPILAKSTSYLTGIAWPAFILIGIFAEEIILTLYGKSWLEAAPLVIILSLASAARIGYSLCQTALTAIGRPYLSIIYSGLGTLARIALIYAFGARDITSFALGLCLADLLTTPVAAMLMARYLGYTLRMSIAAHAVSFKVGFSCLAVTLFLKYAMPVTWPDFLRLSLAIISMGSVWLVCVFYFKHPLKEELSALWQRIVSGKIVRRLSGIVEMEKTNG
- a CDS encoding glycine zipper 2TM domain-containing protein yields the protein MKNISIRLIATLATSTMLGACANTGYSNPAGSQPYPSTGQNYPTSSQPYQVSYGTVESIQLSPATASQGVGAGAIIGGVVGGVLGNQVGSGSGRTAATVAGAVGGALAGNEIEKRRDGVQRNQYQIGVRLDNGAYQTVVQDNIYDLQVGARVRIQNNTAYRY